The Candidatus Desulfovibrio trichonymphae region GGGCCAGAGTCTTTCCCTCGGCGTGCTTCAATCAGCACTTCCATCACGCCGCCGCACACCATGCCGTTTTCTTCTACGGAGTCTATCATGTCAATGATTTTACAGCAATAACCGCCATCCCGGATAATGCGCCGCGCCTCCCTGACAACATCCGCCTCGGCGCACCCGCCTCCAATGCTCCCCACGATGCGGCCATTGTCGAGTACGCCCATCTTAGCCCCGACGCCTCTCGGAGTTGAGCCCTTGACAGACAGTACCGTTATAATCGCGGCTTTCTCATCATTTTTTTCGGCAAGCCACTCCAGCAGCCCCATGTCTGTAAAGTCCCCCTCGTATCGTCCGGCAGTCAGGCCGTTCTTCGCCGCCGGGCGTTGGCGCCTTTCCTGTATCATTTCAGCCACAATGGAAACGGCTATTTCTTCCGGGGTGACGGCGCCTATATCAATACCGATGGGGGCATGCAGCCTTTCCAGATCTTCCGCCGCATAGCCCTCTGCCAGCATTTGCCGCCGCACAATGCCCACGCGTCGGCTCGAGCCGATCATGCCGATGTAACAGGGGATGTCTATTTTTAAAAGAGCGTTCAGACATTGCAGGTCGTGTTTGTGACCCCTGGTTACAATGGCGATATAATCATTGTGGCGAATCGCAATACGTTGCGTCATGGATTCAAAATAGTCGCAAATGATTTCATGCGCGTCAGGAAAACGCGACCTGTTCGCAAAAGAGGGCCTGTCATCAAAAATAACAACATCAAAGTTGAGCATGGCACCCATTGCCGCGAGCGGCGCTGCAATGTGCCCCGCGCCCAAAATAATCAGGCGCGGCTGTGGAGTAAAAAACTCTGCTAAGGTGATCTCGTCGTCATGCCTGTCAACATGCAATGCAGCCTCACGGCCATCCGTACCGGCCCATTTGGCGGTGGCATTGCCGTCATGCACCGTTTTTGTAATACCGTTGGGGCCACAATGCGTAATAAACAACGTCTTCCGGCCATTTTTCA contains the following coding sequences:
- a CDS encoding XdhC family protein, with translation MQNSYQLLLQNLKNGRKTLFITHCGPNGITKTVHDGNATAKWAGTDGREAALHVDRHDDEITLAEFFTPQPRLIILGAGHIAAPLAAMGAMLNFDVVIFDDRPSFANRSRFPDAHEIICDYFESMTQRIAIRHNDYIAIVTRGHKHDLQCLNALLKIDIPCYIGMIGSSRRVGIVRRQMLAEGYAAEDLERLHAPIGIDIGAVTPEEIAVSIVAEMIQERRQRPAAKNGLTAGRYEGDFTDMGLLEWLAEKNDEKAAIITVLSVKGSTPRGVGAKMGVLDNGRIVGSIGGGCAEADVVREARRIIRDGGYCCKIIDMIDSVEENGMVCGGVMEVLIEARRGKDSGPV